The Populus trichocarpa isolate Nisqually-1 chromosome 11, P.trichocarpa_v4.1, whole genome shotgun sequence genome has a segment encoding these proteins:
- the LOC18103519 gene encoding small RNA 2'-O-methyltransferase isoform X1, with amino-acid sequence MRGCDFYENFWRLLMEIGVKKTIFSPKAIINQKFGSKACYKVEEVQEESTQNGFPGLAIPQKAPLFRCQLELPEFTVVSDICRKKKDAEQSAADLALKRLGHHSVAENPSDKDPCDALIDQIKYLFSDEFSLPLHPLRGHLRAALLRRGDLYGLVPASVITTCDTKTSNLCKLLNPEVELKPFLALSLIMRTIPRLSGCVTSKGQLSIQKQNPYPTEIIESSDIQQSDSPESILVKAIQIPASLDKTVQPVTLNISSAGYYLDVIAEQLGVTDASKVLLSRTIGKASSETRLYFAASESLVMDLLSDLANVKDFHVEGPPNARASYFCGQGIYGDAIMASIGYTWRSKELFHEHVSLQSYYRMLISKIPSGNYKLSREAILAAELPSVFTTKANWRGSFPREILFAFCHQHRLSEPIFSTTSVPLKASCELLRSQKKLKVTEVAGLATEYANGGGLNAGDGESVGLESNFRCEVKVFSKGRDLIIECSPKEIYRKQTDATHSASLKVLSWLNAYFKDLGMPLEKLNCSADALDISFSLENFHKEFALSQSIHNVQQSGTQGSKLPESKSTDMQYTLSGQDVCLPNIEGSDSGVFPSNGSLLCISYSVSLVTEGGHTKELIESKDEFEFEMGAGAVISALEAVVTQMSAGQCAHFNMNLPPQEFILAAVDDPGRIHSLLSSEACWLEYHVTLLRVTKPPEERMEQALFSPPLSKQRVEYAVQHIKKSCAATLVDFGCGSGSLLDSLLDYPTSLEKIVGVDISQKSLGRAAKVLHAKLSSKSDAGIKSAILYDGSITEFEPQLCGFDIGTCLEVIEHMEEDQACRFGDIALSYFRPKVLIVSTPNYEYNVILQRSSPVTQEEYPDEKSQSESCKFRNHDHKFEWTREQFNHWASELAKKHNYSVEFSGVGGSGDVEPGFASQIAVFKQESLLDEDDLLTKQNSSQHCKVVWNWNCADRSVVGTLSNK; translated from the exons ATGCGTGGTTGTGATTTTTATGAGAACTTTTGGAGGTTGCTTATGGAAATTGGAGTGAAGAAGACAATTTTTTCACCTAAGGCTATCATAAACCAGAAGTTTGGTAGCAAGGCATGTTATAAGGTAGAGGAGGTACAGGAGGAGTCAACTCAGAATGGGTTCCCAGGATTGGCAATTCCTCAGAAAGCTCCTCTTTTTCGGTGCCAGCTAGAGCTTCCAGAATTTACTGTTGTTTCAGATATATgtagaaagaagaaggatgcCGAGCAATCTGCAGCAGATTTGGCTTTAAAAAGG CTAGGCCACCATTCCGTTGCTGAAAATCCATCTGATAAGGATCCTTGTGATGCTTTGattgatcaaatcaaatatcTATTTTCAGACGAG TTCTCCCTACCTCTTCATCCATTGAGGGGTCACCTTAGAGCAGCTTTGCTGAGAAGAGGTGATCTTTATGGTCTGGTACCTGCTTCTGTCATTACTACCTGTGATACAAAGACGAGTAATCTGTGTAAATTACTCAACCCTGAGGTGGAATTAAAACCTTTTTTGGCTTTGTCATTAATTATGAGGACTATACCAAGATTATCAGGCTGTGTTACATCCAAGGGGCAGCTTTCAATTCAGAAGCAAAATCCATATCCCACTGAGATCATAGAGTCATCAGATATCCAGCAATCTGATTCCCCAGAAAGCATATTGGTTAAAGCAATACAAATTCCAGCTTCACTGGATAAGACTGTTCAGCCAGTGACTCTTAATATTTCATCCGCCGGATATTACCTGGATGTTATTGCAGAACAACTTGGTGTAACAGATGCCAGCAAGGTTTTGCTCTCAAG GACTATTGGTAAAGCTTCCTCAGAGACCAGATTGTATTTTGCTGCTTCTGAGTCACTTGTGATGGATCTGTTGTCGGACCTTGCAAATGTGAAAGATTTTCATGTGGAAGGACCTCCAAATGCAAGGGCAAGTTACTTCTGTGGTCAAGGAATATACGGTGATGCAATCATGGCTTCCATTGGATACACATGGAGGTCTAAAGAACTTTTCCATGAACACGTGTCCCTCCAATCATATTACAG GATGCTTATAAGCAAGATACCTAGTGGAAATTACAAGTTGTCTAGAGAAGCAATACTTGCAGCAGAGTTGCCCTCAGTATTCACTACTAAAGCAAATTGGAGAGGTTCCTTCCCAAGGGAAATCCTATTCGCATTCTGCCATCAGCATAGGCTATCTGAGCCTATCTTCTCAACTACAAGTGTTCCTTTAAAGGCATCATGCGAGTTACTGAGATCACAGAAGAAGTTGAAGGTTACTGAGGTAGCTGGACTTGCGACTGAATATGCAAATGGAGGAGGTTTAAATGCGGGCGATGGAGAATCAGTAGGACTGGAAAGCAACTTTAGATGTGAAGTAAAAGTATTTTCCAAGGGTCGGGATTTGATCATAGAGTGTTCCCCTAAGGAGATTTATAGGAAGCAGACTGATGCTACCCACAGTGCTTCTCTGAAAGTTCTCTCATGGCTGAATGCATATTTTAAGGACCTTGGCATGCCTTTGGAGAAGCTAAATTGCTCTGCTGATGCCCTTGACATTagtttttctcttgaaaactttCATAAAGAGTTTGCTTTATCCCAATCCATTCATAATGTTCAGCAAAGTGGGACTCAAGGATCCAAATTACCAGAATCAAAAAGTACTGATATGCAATATACTTTGTCAGGACAAGATGTTTGCTTACCTAACATTGAAGGTTCAGATTCTGGTGTTTTCCCCTCTAATGGATCTTTGTTGTGTATAAGTTACTCTGTATCCTTAGTGACAGAAGGTGGACATACAAAAGAGCTTATTGAAAGTAAAGATGAATTTGAGTTTGAGATGGGGGCTGGAGCAGTGATTTCTGCTCTTGAAGCAGTTGTTACCCAAATGTCAGCTGGTCAATGTGCTCATTTCAACATGAATCTGCCCCCTCAAGAGTTCATTCTAGCTGCAGTTGATGATCCTGGAAGGATTCACTCATTGTTATCCTCAG AAGCTTGCTGGTTGGAATACCATGTAACGTTGTTGCGTGTGACAAAACCACCAGAAGAAAGAATGGAGCAGGCTCTTTTCAGCCCTCCGCTCTCAAAGCAACGGGTGGAATATGCTGTGCAGCATATCAAAAAATCTTGTGCTGCTACTTTG gttgactTTGGATGCGGCTCTGGAAGTTTATTGGATTCTCTGTTAGATTACCCAACTTCACTAGAAAAGATTGTTGGTGTTGACATATCACAGAAGAGTCTTGGCCGTGCTGCAAAG GTACTGCATGCAAAACTGAGCTCAAAGTCAGATGCAGGCATCAAATCTGCTATTCTTTATGATGGTTCCATCACAGAATTTGAACCTCAATTGTGTGGATTTGATATTGGCACTTGCTTAGAG GTAATAGAGCATATGGAGGAGGACCAGGCCTGTCGTTTTGGTGATATAGCATTGAGTTATTTTCGTCCAAAGGTTCTTATAGTTTCCACCCCAAATTACGAATACAACGTGATTCTACAAAGATCTAGTCCTGTAACTCAAGAAGAATACCCAGACGAGAAAAGCCAGTCAGAGTCATGTAAATTTCGCAACCATGACCACAAGTTTGAGTGGACAAGAGAGCAGTTCAACCACTGGGCATCTGAACTAGCGAAGAAGCACAATTACAGCGTCGAGTTCAGTGGGGTTGGTGGTTCTGGTGATGTGGAACCAGGTTTTGCTTCTCAGATAGCCGTCTTTAAACAGGAGAGCCTGCTTGATGAAGATGATCTTctgacaaaacaaaattcatctcAGCATTGCAAAGTTGTATGGAATTGGAACTGCGCTGACAGATCGGTAGTCGGTACCCTCTCTAACAAGTAA
- the LOC18103519 gene encoding small RNA 2'-O-methyltransferase isoform X2, giving the protein MRGCDFYENFWRLLMEIGVKKTIFSPKAIINQKFGSKACYKVEEVQEESTQNGFPGLAIPQKAPLFRCQLELPEFTVVSDICRKKKDAEQSAADLALKRLGHHSVAENPSDKDPCDALIDQIKYLFSDEFSLPLHPLRGHLRAALLRRGDLYGLVPASVITTCDTKTSNLCKLLNPEVELKPFLALSLIMRTIPRLSGCVTSKGQLSIQKQNPYPTEIIESSDIQQSDSPESILVKAIQIPASLDKTVQPVTLNISSAGYYLDVIAEQLGVTDASKVLLSRTIGKASSETRLYFAASESLVMDLLSDLANVKDFHVEGPPNARASYFCGQGIYGDAIMASIGYTWRSKELFHEHVSLQSYYRMLISKIPSGNYKLSREAILAAELPSVFTTKANWRGSFPREILFAFCHQHRLSEPIFSTTSVPLKASCELLRSQKKLKVTEVAGLATEYANGGGLNAGDGESVGLESNFRCEVKVFSKGRDLIIECSPKEIYRKQTDATHSASLKVLSWLNAYFKDLGMPLEKLNCSADALDISFSLENFHKEFALSQSIHNVQQSGTQGSKLPESKSTDMQYTLSGQDVCLPNIEGSDSGVFPSNGSLLCISYSVSLVTEGGHTKELIESKDEFEFEMGAGAVISALEAVVTQMSAGQCAHFNMNLPPQEFILAAVDDPGRIHSLLSSACWLEYHVTLLRVTKPPEERMEQALFSPPLSKQRVEYAVQHIKKSCAATLVDFGCGSGSLLDSLLDYPTSLEKIVGVDISQKSLGRAAKVLHAKLSSKSDAGIKSAILYDGSITEFEPQLCGFDIGTCLEVIEHMEEDQACRFGDIALSYFRPKVLIVSTPNYEYNVILQRSSPVTQEEYPDEKSQSESCKFRNHDHKFEWTREQFNHWASELAKKHNYSVEFSGVGGSGDVEPGFASQIAVFKQESLLDEDDLLTKQNSSQHCKVVWNWNCADRSVVGTLSNK; this is encoded by the exons ATGCGTGGTTGTGATTTTTATGAGAACTTTTGGAGGTTGCTTATGGAAATTGGAGTGAAGAAGACAATTTTTTCACCTAAGGCTATCATAAACCAGAAGTTTGGTAGCAAGGCATGTTATAAGGTAGAGGAGGTACAGGAGGAGTCAACTCAGAATGGGTTCCCAGGATTGGCAATTCCTCAGAAAGCTCCTCTTTTTCGGTGCCAGCTAGAGCTTCCAGAATTTACTGTTGTTTCAGATATATgtagaaagaagaaggatgcCGAGCAATCTGCAGCAGATTTGGCTTTAAAAAGG CTAGGCCACCATTCCGTTGCTGAAAATCCATCTGATAAGGATCCTTGTGATGCTTTGattgatcaaatcaaatatcTATTTTCAGACGAG TTCTCCCTACCTCTTCATCCATTGAGGGGTCACCTTAGAGCAGCTTTGCTGAGAAGAGGTGATCTTTATGGTCTGGTACCTGCTTCTGTCATTACTACCTGTGATACAAAGACGAGTAATCTGTGTAAATTACTCAACCCTGAGGTGGAATTAAAACCTTTTTTGGCTTTGTCATTAATTATGAGGACTATACCAAGATTATCAGGCTGTGTTACATCCAAGGGGCAGCTTTCAATTCAGAAGCAAAATCCATATCCCACTGAGATCATAGAGTCATCAGATATCCAGCAATCTGATTCCCCAGAAAGCATATTGGTTAAAGCAATACAAATTCCAGCTTCACTGGATAAGACTGTTCAGCCAGTGACTCTTAATATTTCATCCGCCGGATATTACCTGGATGTTATTGCAGAACAACTTGGTGTAACAGATGCCAGCAAGGTTTTGCTCTCAAG GACTATTGGTAAAGCTTCCTCAGAGACCAGATTGTATTTTGCTGCTTCTGAGTCACTTGTGATGGATCTGTTGTCGGACCTTGCAAATGTGAAAGATTTTCATGTGGAAGGACCTCCAAATGCAAGGGCAAGTTACTTCTGTGGTCAAGGAATATACGGTGATGCAATCATGGCTTCCATTGGATACACATGGAGGTCTAAAGAACTTTTCCATGAACACGTGTCCCTCCAATCATATTACAG GATGCTTATAAGCAAGATACCTAGTGGAAATTACAAGTTGTCTAGAGAAGCAATACTTGCAGCAGAGTTGCCCTCAGTATTCACTACTAAAGCAAATTGGAGAGGTTCCTTCCCAAGGGAAATCCTATTCGCATTCTGCCATCAGCATAGGCTATCTGAGCCTATCTTCTCAACTACAAGTGTTCCTTTAAAGGCATCATGCGAGTTACTGAGATCACAGAAGAAGTTGAAGGTTACTGAGGTAGCTGGACTTGCGACTGAATATGCAAATGGAGGAGGTTTAAATGCGGGCGATGGAGAATCAGTAGGACTGGAAAGCAACTTTAGATGTGAAGTAAAAGTATTTTCCAAGGGTCGGGATTTGATCATAGAGTGTTCCCCTAAGGAGATTTATAGGAAGCAGACTGATGCTACCCACAGTGCTTCTCTGAAAGTTCTCTCATGGCTGAATGCATATTTTAAGGACCTTGGCATGCCTTTGGAGAAGCTAAATTGCTCTGCTGATGCCCTTGACATTagtttttctcttgaaaactttCATAAAGAGTTTGCTTTATCCCAATCCATTCATAATGTTCAGCAAAGTGGGACTCAAGGATCCAAATTACCAGAATCAAAAAGTACTGATATGCAATATACTTTGTCAGGACAAGATGTTTGCTTACCTAACATTGAAGGTTCAGATTCTGGTGTTTTCCCCTCTAATGGATCTTTGTTGTGTATAAGTTACTCTGTATCCTTAGTGACAGAAGGTGGACATACAAAAGAGCTTATTGAAAGTAAAGATGAATTTGAGTTTGAGATGGGGGCTGGAGCAGTGATTTCTGCTCTTGAAGCAGTTGTTACCCAAATGTCAGCTGGTCAATGTGCTCATTTCAACATGAATCTGCCCCCTCAAGAGTTCATTCTAGCTGCAGTTGATGATCCTGGAAGGATTCACTCATTGTTATCCTCAG CTTGCTGGTTGGAATACCATGTAACGTTGTTGCGTGTGACAAAACCACCAGAAGAAAGAATGGAGCAGGCTCTTTTCAGCCCTCCGCTCTCAAAGCAACGGGTGGAATATGCTGTGCAGCATATCAAAAAATCTTGTGCTGCTACTTTG gttgactTTGGATGCGGCTCTGGAAGTTTATTGGATTCTCTGTTAGATTACCCAACTTCACTAGAAAAGATTGTTGGTGTTGACATATCACAGAAGAGTCTTGGCCGTGCTGCAAAG GTACTGCATGCAAAACTGAGCTCAAAGTCAGATGCAGGCATCAAATCTGCTATTCTTTATGATGGTTCCATCACAGAATTTGAACCTCAATTGTGTGGATTTGATATTGGCACTTGCTTAGAG GTAATAGAGCATATGGAGGAGGACCAGGCCTGTCGTTTTGGTGATATAGCATTGAGTTATTTTCGTCCAAAGGTTCTTATAGTTTCCACCCCAAATTACGAATACAACGTGATTCTACAAAGATCTAGTCCTGTAACTCAAGAAGAATACCCAGACGAGAAAAGCCAGTCAGAGTCATGTAAATTTCGCAACCATGACCACAAGTTTGAGTGGACAAGAGAGCAGTTCAACCACTGGGCATCTGAACTAGCGAAGAAGCACAATTACAGCGTCGAGTTCAGTGGGGTTGGTGGTTCTGGTGATGTGGAACCAGGTTTTGCTTCTCAGATAGCCGTCTTTAAACAGGAGAGCCTGCTTGATGAAGATGATCTTctgacaaaacaaaattcatctcAGCATTGCAAAGTTGTATGGAATTGGAACTGCGCTGACAGATCGGTAGTCGGTACCCTCTCTAACAAGTAA
- the LOC18103519 gene encoding small RNA 2'-O-methyltransferase isoform X3 encodes MEIGVKKTIFSPKAIINQKFGSKACYKVEEVQEESTQNGFPGLAIPQKAPLFRCQLELPEFTVVSDICRKKKDAEQSAADLALKRLGHHSVAENPSDKDPCDALIDQIKYLFSDEFSLPLHPLRGHLRAALLRRGDLYGLVPASVITTCDTKTSNLCKLLNPEVELKPFLALSLIMRTIPRLSGCVTSKGQLSIQKQNPYPTEIIESSDIQQSDSPESILVKAIQIPASLDKTVQPVTLNISSAGYYLDVIAEQLGVTDASKVLLSRTIGKASSETRLYFAASESLVMDLLSDLANVKDFHVEGPPNARASYFCGQGIYGDAIMASIGYTWRSKELFHEHVSLQSYYRMLISKIPSGNYKLSREAILAAELPSVFTTKANWRGSFPREILFAFCHQHRLSEPIFSTTSVPLKASCELLRSQKKLKVTEVAGLATEYANGGGLNAGDGESVGLESNFRCEVKVFSKGRDLIIECSPKEIYRKQTDATHSASLKVLSWLNAYFKDLGMPLEKLNCSADALDISFSLENFHKEFALSQSIHNVQQSGTQGSKLPESKSTDMQYTLSGQDVCLPNIEGSDSGVFPSNGSLLCISYSVSLVTEGGHTKELIESKDEFEFEMGAGAVISALEAVVTQMSAGQCAHFNMNLPPQEFILAAVDDPGRIHSLLSSEACWLEYHVTLLRVTKPPEERMEQALFSPPLSKQRVEYAVQHIKKSCAATLVDFGCGSGSLLDSLLDYPTSLEKIVGVDISQKSLGRAAKVLHAKLSSKSDAGIKSAILYDGSITEFEPQLCGFDIGTCLEVIEHMEEDQACRFGDIALSYFRPKVLIVSTPNYEYNVILQRSSPVTQEEYPDEKSQSESCKFRNHDHKFEWTREQFNHWASELAKKHNYSVEFSGVGGSGDVEPGFASQIAVFKQESLLDEDDLLTKQNSSQHCKVVWNWNCADRSVVGTLSNK; translated from the exons ATGGAAATTGGAGTGAAGAAGACAATTTTTTCACCTAAGGCTATCATAAACCAGAAGTTTGGTAGCAAGGCATGTTATAAGGTAGAGGAGGTACAGGAGGAGTCAACTCAGAATGGGTTCCCAGGATTGGCAATTCCTCAGAAAGCTCCTCTTTTTCGGTGCCAGCTAGAGCTTCCAGAATTTACTGTTGTTTCAGATATATgtagaaagaagaaggatgcCGAGCAATCTGCAGCAGATTTGGCTTTAAAAAGG CTAGGCCACCATTCCGTTGCTGAAAATCCATCTGATAAGGATCCTTGTGATGCTTTGattgatcaaatcaaatatcTATTTTCAGACGAG TTCTCCCTACCTCTTCATCCATTGAGGGGTCACCTTAGAGCAGCTTTGCTGAGAAGAGGTGATCTTTATGGTCTGGTACCTGCTTCTGTCATTACTACCTGTGATACAAAGACGAGTAATCTGTGTAAATTACTCAACCCTGAGGTGGAATTAAAACCTTTTTTGGCTTTGTCATTAATTATGAGGACTATACCAAGATTATCAGGCTGTGTTACATCCAAGGGGCAGCTTTCAATTCAGAAGCAAAATCCATATCCCACTGAGATCATAGAGTCATCAGATATCCAGCAATCTGATTCCCCAGAAAGCATATTGGTTAAAGCAATACAAATTCCAGCTTCACTGGATAAGACTGTTCAGCCAGTGACTCTTAATATTTCATCCGCCGGATATTACCTGGATGTTATTGCAGAACAACTTGGTGTAACAGATGCCAGCAAGGTTTTGCTCTCAAG GACTATTGGTAAAGCTTCCTCAGAGACCAGATTGTATTTTGCTGCTTCTGAGTCACTTGTGATGGATCTGTTGTCGGACCTTGCAAATGTGAAAGATTTTCATGTGGAAGGACCTCCAAATGCAAGGGCAAGTTACTTCTGTGGTCAAGGAATATACGGTGATGCAATCATGGCTTCCATTGGATACACATGGAGGTCTAAAGAACTTTTCCATGAACACGTGTCCCTCCAATCATATTACAG GATGCTTATAAGCAAGATACCTAGTGGAAATTACAAGTTGTCTAGAGAAGCAATACTTGCAGCAGAGTTGCCCTCAGTATTCACTACTAAAGCAAATTGGAGAGGTTCCTTCCCAAGGGAAATCCTATTCGCATTCTGCCATCAGCATAGGCTATCTGAGCCTATCTTCTCAACTACAAGTGTTCCTTTAAAGGCATCATGCGAGTTACTGAGATCACAGAAGAAGTTGAAGGTTACTGAGGTAGCTGGACTTGCGACTGAATATGCAAATGGAGGAGGTTTAAATGCGGGCGATGGAGAATCAGTAGGACTGGAAAGCAACTTTAGATGTGAAGTAAAAGTATTTTCCAAGGGTCGGGATTTGATCATAGAGTGTTCCCCTAAGGAGATTTATAGGAAGCAGACTGATGCTACCCACAGTGCTTCTCTGAAAGTTCTCTCATGGCTGAATGCATATTTTAAGGACCTTGGCATGCCTTTGGAGAAGCTAAATTGCTCTGCTGATGCCCTTGACATTagtttttctcttgaaaactttCATAAAGAGTTTGCTTTATCCCAATCCATTCATAATGTTCAGCAAAGTGGGACTCAAGGATCCAAATTACCAGAATCAAAAAGTACTGATATGCAATATACTTTGTCAGGACAAGATGTTTGCTTACCTAACATTGAAGGTTCAGATTCTGGTGTTTTCCCCTCTAATGGATCTTTGTTGTGTATAAGTTACTCTGTATCCTTAGTGACAGAAGGTGGACATACAAAAGAGCTTATTGAAAGTAAAGATGAATTTGAGTTTGAGATGGGGGCTGGAGCAGTGATTTCTGCTCTTGAAGCAGTTGTTACCCAAATGTCAGCTGGTCAATGTGCTCATTTCAACATGAATCTGCCCCCTCAAGAGTTCATTCTAGCTGCAGTTGATGATCCTGGAAGGATTCACTCATTGTTATCCTCAG AAGCTTGCTGGTTGGAATACCATGTAACGTTGTTGCGTGTGACAAAACCACCAGAAGAAAGAATGGAGCAGGCTCTTTTCAGCCCTCCGCTCTCAAAGCAACGGGTGGAATATGCTGTGCAGCATATCAAAAAATCTTGTGCTGCTACTTTG gttgactTTGGATGCGGCTCTGGAAGTTTATTGGATTCTCTGTTAGATTACCCAACTTCACTAGAAAAGATTGTTGGTGTTGACATATCACAGAAGAGTCTTGGCCGTGCTGCAAAG GTACTGCATGCAAAACTGAGCTCAAAGTCAGATGCAGGCATCAAATCTGCTATTCTTTATGATGGTTCCATCACAGAATTTGAACCTCAATTGTGTGGATTTGATATTGGCACTTGCTTAGAG GTAATAGAGCATATGGAGGAGGACCAGGCCTGTCGTTTTGGTGATATAGCATTGAGTTATTTTCGTCCAAAGGTTCTTATAGTTTCCACCCCAAATTACGAATACAACGTGATTCTACAAAGATCTAGTCCTGTAACTCAAGAAGAATACCCAGACGAGAAAAGCCAGTCAGAGTCATGTAAATTTCGCAACCATGACCACAAGTTTGAGTGGACAAGAGAGCAGTTCAACCACTGGGCATCTGAACTAGCGAAGAAGCACAATTACAGCGTCGAGTTCAGTGGGGTTGGTGGTTCTGGTGATGTGGAACCAGGTTTTGCTTCTCAGATAGCCGTCTTTAAACAGGAGAGCCTGCTTGATGAAGATGATCTTctgacaaaacaaaattcatctcAGCATTGCAAAGTTGTATGGAATTGGAACTGCGCTGACAGATCGGTAGTCGGTACCCTCTCTAACAAGTAA
- the LOC18103519 gene encoding small RNA 2'-O-methyltransferase isoform X4 translates to MRTIPRLSGCVTSKGQLSIQKQNPYPTEIIESSDIQQSDSPESILVKAIQIPASLDKTVQPVTLNISSAGYYLDVIAEQLGVTDASKVLLSRTIGKASSETRLYFAASESLVMDLLSDLANVKDFHVEGPPNARASYFCGQGIYGDAIMASIGYTWRSKELFHEHVSLQSYYRMLISKIPSGNYKLSREAILAAELPSVFTTKANWRGSFPREILFAFCHQHRLSEPIFSTTSVPLKASCELLRSQKKLKVTEVAGLATEYANGGGLNAGDGESVGLESNFRCEVKVFSKGRDLIIECSPKEIYRKQTDATHSASLKVLSWLNAYFKDLGMPLEKLNCSADALDISFSLENFHKEFALSQSIHNVQQSGTQGSKLPESKSTDMQYTLSGQDVCLPNIEGSDSGVFPSNGSLLCISYSVSLVTEGGHTKELIESKDEFEFEMGAGAVISALEAVVTQMSAGQCAHFNMNLPPQEFILAAVDDPGRIHSLLSSEACWLEYHVTLLRVTKPPEERMEQALFSPPLSKQRVEYAVQHIKKSCAATLVDFGCGSGSLLDSLLDYPTSLEKIVGVDISQKSLGRAAKVLHAKLSSKSDAGIKSAILYDGSITEFEPQLCGFDIGTCLEVIEHMEEDQACRFGDIALSYFRPKVLIVSTPNYEYNVILQRSSPVTQEEYPDEKSQSESCKFRNHDHKFEWTREQFNHWASELAKKHNYSVEFSGVGGSGDVEPGFASQIAVFKQESLLDEDDLLTKQNSSQHCKVVWNWNCADRSVVGTLSNK, encoded by the exons ATGAGGACTATACCAAGATTATCAGGCTGTGTTACATCCAAGGGGCAGCTTTCAATTCAGAAGCAAAATCCATATCCCACTGAGATCATAGAGTCATCAGATATCCAGCAATCTGATTCCCCAGAAAGCATATTGGTTAAAGCAATACAAATTCCAGCTTCACTGGATAAGACTGTTCAGCCAGTGACTCTTAATATTTCATCCGCCGGATATTACCTGGATGTTATTGCAGAACAACTTGGTGTAACAGATGCCAGCAAGGTTTTGCTCTCAAG GACTATTGGTAAAGCTTCCTCAGAGACCAGATTGTATTTTGCTGCTTCTGAGTCACTTGTGATGGATCTGTTGTCGGACCTTGCAAATGTGAAAGATTTTCATGTGGAAGGACCTCCAAATGCAAGGGCAAGTTACTTCTGTGGTCAAGGAATATACGGTGATGCAATCATGGCTTCCATTGGATACACATGGAGGTCTAAAGAACTTTTCCATGAACACGTGTCCCTCCAATCATATTACAG GATGCTTATAAGCAAGATACCTAGTGGAAATTACAAGTTGTCTAGAGAAGCAATACTTGCAGCAGAGTTGCCCTCAGTATTCACTACTAAAGCAAATTGGAGAGGTTCCTTCCCAAGGGAAATCCTATTCGCATTCTGCCATCAGCATAGGCTATCTGAGCCTATCTTCTCAACTACAAGTGTTCCTTTAAAGGCATCATGCGAGTTACTGAGATCACAGAAGAAGTTGAAGGTTACTGAGGTAGCTGGACTTGCGACTGAATATGCAAATGGAGGAGGTTTAAATGCGGGCGATGGAGAATCAGTAGGACTGGAAAGCAACTTTAGATGTGAAGTAAAAGTATTTTCCAAGGGTCGGGATTTGATCATAGAGTGTTCCCCTAAGGAGATTTATAGGAAGCAGACTGATGCTACCCACAGTGCTTCTCTGAAAGTTCTCTCATGGCTGAATGCATATTTTAAGGACCTTGGCATGCCTTTGGAGAAGCTAAATTGCTCTGCTGATGCCCTTGACATTagtttttctcttgaaaactttCATAAAGAGTTTGCTTTATCCCAATCCATTCATAATGTTCAGCAAAGTGGGACTCAAGGATCCAAATTACCAGAATCAAAAAGTACTGATATGCAATATACTTTGTCAGGACAAGATGTTTGCTTACCTAACATTGAAGGTTCAGATTCTGGTGTTTTCCCCTCTAATGGATCTTTGTTGTGTATAAGTTACTCTGTATCCTTAGTGACAGAAGGTGGACATACAAAAGAGCTTATTGAAAGTAAAGATGAATTTGAGTTTGAGATGGGGGCTGGAGCAGTGATTTCTGCTCTTGAAGCAGTTGTTACCCAAATGTCAGCTGGTCAATGTGCTCATTTCAACATGAATCTGCCCCCTCAAGAGTTCATTCTAGCTGCAGTTGATGATCCTGGAAGGATTCACTCATTGTTATCCTCAG AAGCTTGCTGGTTGGAATACCATGTAACGTTGTTGCGTGTGACAAAACCACCAGAAGAAAGAATGGAGCAGGCTCTTTTCAGCCCTCCGCTCTCAAAGCAACGGGTGGAATATGCTGTGCAGCATATCAAAAAATCTTGTGCTGCTACTTTG gttgactTTGGATGCGGCTCTGGAAGTTTATTGGATTCTCTGTTAGATTACCCAACTTCACTAGAAAAGATTGTTGGTGTTGACATATCACAGAAGAGTCTTGGCCGTGCTGCAAAG GTACTGCATGCAAAACTGAGCTCAAAGTCAGATGCAGGCATCAAATCTGCTATTCTTTATGATGGTTCCATCACAGAATTTGAACCTCAATTGTGTGGATTTGATATTGGCACTTGCTTAGAG GTAATAGAGCATATGGAGGAGGACCAGGCCTGTCGTTTTGGTGATATAGCATTGAGTTATTTTCGTCCAAAGGTTCTTATAGTTTCCACCCCAAATTACGAATACAACGTGATTCTACAAAGATCTAGTCCTGTAACTCAAGAAGAATACCCAGACGAGAAAAGCCAGTCAGAGTCATGTAAATTTCGCAACCATGACCACAAGTTTGAGTGGACAAGAGAGCAGTTCAACCACTGGGCATCTGAACTAGCGAAGAAGCACAATTACAGCGTCGAGTTCAGTGGGGTTGGTGGTTCTGGTGATGTGGAACCAGGTTTTGCTTCTCAGATAGCCGTCTTTAAACAGGAGAGCCTGCTTGATGAAGATGATCTTctgacaaaacaaaattcatctcAGCATTGCAAAGTTGTATGGAATTGGAACTGCGCTGACAGATCGGTAGTCGGTACCCTCTCTAACAAGTAA